One window from the genome of Anabaena sphaerica FACHB-251 encodes:
- a CDS encoding hybrid sensor histidine kinase/response regulator: protein MNDRIIKVLLIDDDEDDYILTRDWFKGFQVTGCELEWVESYQLAREVIARHQHDIYLVDYCLGADNGLELLREAIDKGCNCPFILLTGQGDQEIDLEAMKTGAVDYLEKSQLTAPLLERSIRYAIERKQTEQKIRQQAALLDVATDAIFVGDLDDQILFWNKAAERLYGWSKEDALTKKIRHLSPEKKLFQLSEAFKILIKNGSWEGELEQITKCGKEIIVESRWTLVPAFGNKPQSILVVNTDITQKKQLEQQFLRAQRLESIGTLASGIAHDLNNVLAPILMTAQILETQVKDERSRRLIPILICNAKRGANLVKQVLSFARGLDGDRTLLQLKHLLIEIQQIIKETFPKNLEVNTQISQNLWTVSGDATQLHQVLMNLCINARDAMPNGGTLTITAENLLVDDNYAQMHIDAQAGPYAVITVTDTGIGIKSTIIDRIFEPFFTTKEFGQGTGLGLSTVLGIVKSHGGFINVYSEEKKGSQFKVYLPAQDTNEIIEEPEIFLHQGNGEMILVVDDEAAICDITKTSLESYNYTVITARDGIEAIALYVEHRDKIALVLTDIVMPSMDGLTSIRTLKKINPHVKIIAVSGLAPSDKVNAAYDMGVKAFLCKPYTTTQLLQTISTVNR from the coding sequence ATGAATGACAGAATCATTAAAGTTTTGTTAATTGATGATGATGAAGATGATTATATTTTAACTCGTGATTGGTTTAAGGGATTTCAGGTAACTGGCTGCGAGTTGGAATGGGTGGAAAGTTATCAATTAGCGAGGGAAGTGATCGCTCGACACCAACATGATATCTATCTGGTAGATTACTGTTTAGGGGCGGATAATGGTTTAGAACTGTTGCGCGAAGCTATTGACAAGGGTTGTAATTGTCCCTTTATTTTACTCACTGGTCAAGGCGATCAAGAAATAGACCTAGAAGCCATGAAAACTGGAGCAGTAGATTATCTAGAAAAAAGTCAATTAACTGCACCTTTATTAGAACGTTCTATTCGCTACGCCATTGAGCGCAAACAAACAGAACAAAAAATCCGCCAACAAGCTGCTTTACTTGATGTCGCTACCGATGCCATTTTTGTAGGTGATTTAGATGATCAAATTTTATTTTGGAACAAAGCCGCTGAACGTCTCTACGGTTGGAGTAAAGAAGACGCTCTGACAAAAAAAATCCGGCATCTGAGTCCAGAAAAAAAATTATTTCAATTGTCCGAAGCATTCAAAATTCTCATCAAAAATGGTTCCTGGGAAGGAGAACTAGAGCAAATTACTAAATGCGGTAAAGAAATCATTGTTGAAAGTCGTTGGACTTTAGTCCCTGCATTCGGCAACAAACCCCAATCTATTTTAGTTGTTAACACTGATATTACTCAAAAAAAGCAACTAGAACAGCAATTTTTACGCGCTCAAAGATTAGAGAGTATAGGCACTTTAGCTAGTGGTATTGCCCACGACTTAAATAATGTCCTTGCACCAATTTTGATGACGGCGCAAATTTTGGAAACTCAAGTCAAAGATGAACGATCTCGAAGACTAATACCTATATTAATTTGCAATGCTAAACGGGGCGCAAATTTAGTTAAACAAGTATTATCTTTTGCTCGAGGACTAGATGGCGATCGCACCCTTTTACAATTAAAACACTTACTCATTGAAATTCAGCAAATTATTAAAGAAACATTTCCTAAAAACCTGGAAGTGAACACCCAAATTTCCCAAAATCTTTGGACTGTATCTGGTGATGCGACTCAATTACATCAAGTGTTAATGAATTTATGTATCAATGCCCGTGATGCTATGCCTAACGGTGGTACTTTAACAATCACTGCTGAAAATCTCTTAGTTGATGACAATTATGCCCAAATGCACATTGATGCCCAAGCCGGACCTTACGCTGTCATTACTGTAACTGATACGGGAATTGGTATTAAATCGACCATAATAGACCGGATATTTGAACCCTTTTTTACTACAAAAGAATTTGGGCAAGGGACTGGTTTAGGTCTTTCAACTGTATTGGGAATTGTTAAAAGTCATGGTGGTTTTATCAATGTTTATAGCGAAGAAAAAAAAGGCAGTCAATTTAAGGTCTATTTACCTGCACAAGATACAAACGAAATTATAGAAGAACCTGAAATATTTTTGCATCAAGGTAATGGAGAAATGATATTAGTTGTAGATGATGAAGCTGCTATTTGTGACATTACAAAAACATCACTTGAAAGCTATAATTATACAGTAATTACAGCCCGTGATGGCATTGAAGCGATCGCCTTATATGTAGAACATCGTGATAAAATAGCCCTAGTTTTAACTGATATAGTCATGCCATCCATGGATGGACTAACCAGCATCCGTACCCTCAAAAAAATTAATCCTCATGTCAAAATTATTGCTGTTAGCGGACTAGCGCCCAGCGATAAAGTCAACGCAGCTTACGATATGGGTGTCAAAGCTTTCCTGTGTAAACCTTATACAACAACCCAATTATTACAAACCATTAGTACCGTTAACAGGTAA
- a CDS encoding PAS domain-containing sensor histidine kinase, with amino-acid sequence MTKKIPGESEQAHQWEAQIRMALDAACMSIWNFDIHSNEISSSDHLQALFGLETDNFHPTYQAVLNCIHSQDREFVKRTYQHAIEEGRAFEIEFRVVLADGSIRWLASKGVVEKDSSGVPLQICGVFMDITKRKQTEHRRMEEALKKSEERFQIVALATNDVLRDWDLLTNQVWWNQSVQSLFGYTAEQVNLDATWWRERIHPDDRQRITTDLRAVIDNRKQFWSNEYRFLRSDGTYAYIFDRGYIVHDQTNKPVRMIGVMMDMTDRKRAEAELQRQNLRSQLFANITLKIRQSLQIEEILETSVTEVQKLLQADRVLILQLHGNSSFLAVKEAVVPGLPIVLGQNISDPCFSEDYIQKYSQGRISAISDIEKAQIQACHIQFLQQFAVKANLVVPIFRKNQLWGLLIAHQCLHTRQWTNWEIGLLGQLADQIGIALAQSLILEQETQQRQELARSNEELQQFAFIASHDLQEPLRKIKTFGERLQVTCGESLSEQGRDYLQRMQNAVLRMQTLIEDLLTLSRVTTRAQPFVSVNLTQIAQEVLSDLEVRIQQTEGQIEIGELSIIQADPLQMRQLLQNLIGNALKFCRQNQPPKIKIYGQVLNNHIDDLSVGNAYYQIIVEDNGIGFAEKYLDRIFNVFQRLHGRSEYEGTGIGLAICRKITERHHGTITAQSQPGQGAKFIITLPIHSHL; translated from the coding sequence ATGACTAAAAAGATACCAGGAGAAAGTGAGCAAGCGCATCAGTGGGAAGCACAAATTAGGATGGCATTAGACGCAGCTTGCATGAGCATTTGGAACTTCGATATCCACAGCAATGAAATTAGCAGTTCGGATCATCTACAAGCTCTTTTTGGGTTAGAAACAGACAATTTTCATCCCACATATCAAGCTGTTCTCAATTGCATTCATAGCCAAGACCGAGAATTTGTTAAACGCACTTATCAGCACGCTATTGAAGAAGGACGCGCATTTGAAATTGAATTTCGAGTAGTTTTAGCTGATGGTAGTATTCGCTGGTTAGCCAGTAAAGGTGTGGTTGAAAAAGACTCATCAGGAGTACCCTTACAAATATGTGGGGTATTTATGGATATTACCAAGCGTAAACAAACTGAGCATAGAAGGATGGAAGAGGCGCTAAAAAAAAGTGAAGAAAGGTTTCAAATAGTTGCTCTGGCTACTAATGATGTGTTGAGAGATTGGGATTTGCTAACTAATCAGGTGTGGTGGAATCAATCTGTACAGTCTCTTTTTGGTTATACAGCAGAACAAGTTAATTTAGATGCAACTTGGTGGCGTGAACGAATACATCCAGATGATAGACAACGTATTACTACTGATCTGCGTGCTGTCATTGATAATAGGAAACAATTTTGGTCTAATGAATACCGCTTTTTGCGTAGTGATGGTACTTATGCTTATATTTTTGACCGTGGTTATATTGTTCATGACCAGACGAATAAGCCAGTGCGGATGATTGGGGTAATGATGGATATGACTGATCGCAAACGAGCCGAAGCAGAATTACAACGGCAAAACCTGCGATCGCAATTATTCGCCAATATCACCCTCAAAATTCGTCAATCTTTACAAATTGAGGAGATTCTCGAAACCAGCGTCACTGAAGTACAAAAGCTACTTCAAGCAGATCGGGTGTTAATTTTACAGCTTCATGGTAATAGTTCCTTTCTCGCAGTGAAAGAAGCTGTAGTTCCTGGTTTACCAATTGTTCTGGGACAGAACATTTCTGACCCTTGTTTTAGTGAAGATTACATTCAAAAATACAGTCAAGGGCGAATTAGTGCGATTAGCGACATCGAGAAAGCACAAATTCAAGCTTGTCACATTCAATTTCTCCAACAATTCGCCGTTAAAGCTAACCTCGTCGTTCCCATTTTCCGCAAAAATCAACTTTGGGGGCTGCTAATTGCCCATCAATGTCTACATACCCGTCAATGGACTAATTGGGAAATTGGACTTTTGGGACAACTGGCCGATCAAATTGGTATTGCTTTAGCACAAAGTTTAATTTTAGAACAAGAAACCCAGCAACGCCAAGAACTCGCTCGTTCTAATGAAGAACTGCAACAATTTGCTTTTATTGCTTCCCACGATTTACAAGAACCGCTGCGTAAAATTAAGACATTTGGTGAGCGTCTGCAAGTTACTTGTGGAGAATCTTTAAGTGAACAGGGACGTGATTATCTACAACGGATGCAAAATGCAGTCTTGAGAATGCAAACTTTAATTGAAGACTTATTGACACTTTCACGGGTAACAACTAGGGCGCAGCCATTTGTATCCGTAAATTTAACACAAATTGCCCAAGAAGTATTATCTGATTTAGAAGTACGTATCCAGCAGACAGAAGGACAAATTGAGATAGGGGAATTATCTATTATTCAAGCCGATCCTCTGCAAATGCGTCAATTACTGCAAAATCTCATTGGTAATGCCCTCAAGTTTTGTCGTCAAAATCAACCACCTAAAATCAAAATATATGGTCAAGTTTTAAACAATCATATTGATGATTTATCTGTTGGTAATGCCTACTATCAAATCATTGTTGAAGATAATGGCATTGGTTTTGCAGAAAAATATCTTGACCGTATTTTCAATGTTTTTCAACGGCTGCATGGTCGCAGTGAATACGAAGGTACGGGCATCGGTTTAGCTATCTGTCGGAAAATTACTGAACGCCACCACGGTACGATTACAGCACAAAGTCAGCCAGGACAAGGAGCAAAATTTATTATTACTTTACCAATTCATTCTCATCTCTAA
- a CDS encoding response regulator produces the protein MKDRQLTVTILMADDDDDDSLLVRDALIESQLPIELYIVRDGEELMDYLSHRGLYTEVSKAPRPALIFLDLNMPKKHGLEVLKEIKTHPQFRRIPVIVLTGSSAEEDIYNTYNLGANSFIIKPGNFTSLVELMKTIKKYWFEIVELPL, from the coding sequence GTGAAGGATCGGCAACTAACTGTCACGATCTTAATGGCTGATGACGATGATGATGATAGCCTATTAGTTCGTGATGCCTTAATAGAAAGCCAATTACCCATTGAACTATATATTGTCAGGGATGGTGAGGAATTGATGGATTATTTATCTCATCGTGGTTTATATACTGAGGTTAGTAAAGCACCCCGTCCAGCTTTAATTTTCCTAGATTTAAATATGCCGAAAAAACACGGTCTTGAGGTATTAAAAGAAATTAAAACTCACCCCCAATTCCGGCGAATTCCCGTGATAGTTCTGACAGGCTCTAGCGCCGAAGAAGATATATATAATACATACAATTTGGGAGCAAATTCCTTTATTATTAAACCAGGAAATTTCACATCCTTAGTTGAATTGATGAAAACTATAAAAAAATACTGGTTTGAAATTGTAGAACTGCCCCTATAA
- a CDS encoding PAS domain S-box protein, with the protein MKFSVSNNEAARLEVLHQYDIIDTNPEQAFDDLVSLAALLCDTPIALISLIDADRQWFKAKIGLDRQEMPLDSGFCQACVQQGDMLIIPDTLADQRYATTDLVISEPYIRFYAGVPLVVSGEQIIGTLCIADQVARQISPQQLTGLQSLARLIVRQLEIRRSLKEISRINSEYKQAQAALHQSESTLHSFFASAPMMMGIVELVDNDILHISDNPKSAKFFGLTPQAMQNRLAREMGVDMTRLKQWINYYRQAEITQTPVRFEYTHETPQGENWLSATVSAIPKNYHSRQQFAYIVEDITERKQAENELRWQEALLRSMNSVSPLGFYVVDNRTDNILYFNDRFCEIWEIEHLKETMQSRELNNQKIIPDCLKLIIDIPAFAASCQPLQDENNRCVVEDEIYFNDGRIIRRFSTQIRDKDDQYFGRLYIFEDITARKKVEQKLREQAALLNIATDAILVRDLDNKILLFNKSAEKLYGWKAEEVIDRNASHIWVDEPESLQQEIYQTMLTQGSWQGELIKNTKFGTEIILESRWTLVHDEYNQAQCILIVETDITQKKQLEQQFLRAQRMESIGTLASGIAHDLNNVLSPIMMSAYLLKNKYYDPQAKELISIIETNAKRGANLVKQVLSFARGIPGDRTVIQVKYLISEMQQIVVQTFPKSIKFHAEIQENLYPVYGDTTQLDQVLMNLCLNARDAMPHGGTLTIIAENIWIDHNFVKIHLEAEIGYYIIIKVIDTGIGIQSNVLDRIFEPFFTTKEFGKGTGLGLSTVISIIKGHDGFITVSSLQGKGTEFHVYLPAVYTEITESLPEMEIPAGNEEWILLVDDEISILEITTTSLETHNYKVITASEGEKALDLYKQNQNKIKTVIIDILMPNIDGITTIHKLQNITPSLRIIAISGLVTSEHLNILNRLENITFLAKPFTVQELLKTLDKVKSQ; encoded by the coding sequence ATGAAATTTTCAGTGTCTAACAATGAAGCCGCGAGGCTTGAGGTTCTCCATCAGTACGACATTATTGATACTAACCCAGAACAAGCTTTCGATGATTTGGTATCTTTAGCCGCTCTCCTTTGTGATACACCAATTGCTTTGATTAGTCTCATCGATGCTGATCGGCAATGGTTTAAAGCAAAAATAGGATTAGATCGCCAGGAAATGCCCTTAGATAGTGGCTTTTGTCAGGCTTGTGTCCAGCAAGGCGATATGTTAATTATTCCTGATACCTTGGCAGATCAACGCTATGCCACAACAGATTTAGTTATTTCAGAACCATATATAAGATTTTATGCTGGCGTGCCTTTAGTAGTCTCAGGAGAACAGATAATTGGGACTTTATGTATAGCAGATCAAGTAGCACGGCAAATCAGTCCTCAACAGTTAACAGGACTCCAATCTCTTGCTCGTTTGATTGTTAGACAATTAGAAATTAGACGCTCTTTAAAAGAAATTTCGCGAATAAACTCAGAATATAAACAAGCTCAGGCAGCACTCCATCAAAGTGAATCTACTTTACACAGTTTCTTTGCAAGTGCGCCAATGATGATGGGAATAGTAGAGTTAGTAGATAATGATATTCTGCATATTTCTGATAATCCCAAGAGTGCGAAATTTTTTGGACTCACCCCACAAGCAATGCAAAATCGTCTAGCACGGGAAATGGGTGTAGACATGACGCGTTTAAAACAGTGGATTAATTACTATCGTCAAGCAGAAATTACCCAAACACCTGTTAGATTTGAATATACTCATGAAACTCCCCAAGGAGAAAATTGGTTATCAGCCACAGTCTCAGCAATTCCCAAAAACTATCATAGTCGTCAGCAATTCGCATATATAGTAGAAGATATTACTGAACGTAAGCAGGCAGAAAATGAATTACGTTGGCAAGAAGCACTTTTGCGATCAATGAATAGTGTTTCACCACTAGGCTTTTATGTTGTTGATAATCGCACAGATAATATCCTTTATTTTAATGATCGCTTTTGTGAAATTTGGGAAATTGAACATCTCAAAGAAACCATGCAAAGCCGGGAATTAAACAATCAAAAGATTATTCCTGATTGTCTGAAATTGATTATAGATATTCCCGCCTTTGCCGCATCATGCCAACCTCTACAAGATGAAAATAACCGCTGTGTTGTTGAAGATGAGATTTATTTCAATGACGGGCGGATTATCCGGCGTTTTTCTACCCAAATTCGGGATAAAGATGATCAATATTTTGGGCGATTATATATCTTTGAAGATATCACAGCCCGTAAAAAAGTAGAACAGAAGCTCCGCGAACAAGCGGCATTACTCAATATTGCCACAGATGCCATTTTAGTGCGAGATTTAGACAACAAAATTTTATTATTTAACAAAAGCGCCGAGAAACTTTATGGTTGGAAAGCTGAAGAAGTTATCGACAGAAATGCTAGTCATATTTGGGTTGATGAACCTGAGTCCCTACAACAGGAAATTTATCAAACCATGTTAACACAAGGTTCATGGCAAGGAGAATTAATTAAAAACACCAAATTTGGCACAGAAATTATTCTAGAAAGCCGTTGGACTTTAGTACATGATGAGTACAATCAAGCTCAATGTATCCTGATTGTTGAGACTGATATTACCCAGAAAAAACAATTAGAACAGCAATTTTTACGCGCTCAACGCATGGAGAGTATTGGTACTCTAGCTAGTGGGATTGCCCATGATTTGAATAATGTCTTATCACCAATTATGATGTCAGCATATTTACTCAAAAATAAATATTATGACCCGCAAGCTAAGGAACTGATCTCGATCATAGAAACCAATGCCAAACGTGGTGCTAATTTAGTTAAGCAAGTGCTATCTTTTGCTAGGGGAATTCCAGGCGATCGCACAGTGATTCAAGTCAAGTATTTGATTTCAGAAATGCAGCAAATTGTTGTCCAAACATTCCCCAAGTCAATTAAATTTCATGCAGAAATTCAGGAAAATTTATACCCAGTTTATGGTGACACTACCCAACTAGATCAAGTGCTGATGAATCTGTGTCTAAATGCTCGTGATGCTATGCCTCATGGCGGTACTTTAACAATAATCGCTGAGAATATTTGGATTGATCATAACTTTGTTAAAATACACCTAGAGGCAGAAATTGGTTATTATATTATCATAAAGGTGATTGACACAGGCATTGGCATTCAAAGTAACGTATTAGATAGGATATTTGAACCTTTTTTTACAACTAAAGAATTTGGCAAAGGTACCGGACTGGGTTTATCAACAGTTATAAGCATTATTAAAGGTCATGATGGTTTCATAACTGTATCCAGTTTACAAGGTAAAGGTACAGAATTTCATGTATATTTGCCAGCAGTATATACAGAAATTACCGAGTCACTACCAGAAATGGAAATACCTGCTGGCAATGAAGAATGGATTTTATTGGTAGATGACGAAATTTCGATTCTGGAGATTACTACAACTTCTTTAGAAACCCATAATTACAAGGTAATTACTGCTAGTGAAGGAGAGAAAGCTCTAGACTTATACAAGCAAAATCAAAATAAAATTAAGACAGTAATTATTGATATATTGATGCCAAATATTGATGGCATCACCACTATTCACAAATTGCAAAATATAACTCCAAGCCTAAGAATTATTGCGATCAGCGGACTCGTAACTAGCGAACATCTCAATATTCTAAATCGATTGGAAAATATAACTTTTTTGGCTAAACCTTTCACAGTGCAAGAACTTTTAAAAACCCTAGATAAAGTTAAAAGTCAGTAA